The proteins below are encoded in one region of Syngnathus acus chromosome 2, fSynAcu1.2, whole genome shotgun sequence:
- the LOC119117883 gene encoding transmembrane prolyl 4-hydroxylase-like yields the protein MRKSLLIEEDMENIPENLQHDEDSRVSGIASSSSNRRSLRSTSMPVQRSSICSRAYFVVVMVFFHVYILNVIALLLYVHYNNGPGDFDRPSLPSVGEGESPPHTAPPSREPREEEQSFRLPRIEGIRVGHVQPVSLVSDRTHKMKTLSLKPLLFEIPGFLSEEECRVVVQLAQLKGLMESQMTAANWGHGGSDHPLLSLSTEEVFSLLDLNQDRLLQKQEIVSHSRSRDGTWLSPDNLRQILTVLEDCSTGVLNLEEFKRVYDVSQGPIQEQNRKLRSQFKQRSKHTVLYQGPGSHHVLQTLRSRVISLTRLPAMLVDMSELLQVFRFELGDFSDAHHDSSPPHAETACSHTRLAGNTSMLPQVSCRYLTVLIYLSSVEEGGETTFPVADNRTYDELALVQDGVDLTDTRKTCSRGNLRVKPTAGTALLLYNHLSDGQGWMGELDEYSLHGDCPVKRGLKWVANSWVNVDPDYQQQARYQRLVAENHRAKSGMTEHSKPISHFDLHQDL from the exons ATGCGTAAAAGTCTCTTGATAGAAGAGGACATGGAAAACATTCCGGAAAATCTACAGCATGACGAGGACTCCCGTGTCAGCGGCATTGCATCCTCGTCATCCAACAGGCGCTCGTTACGTTCCACTAGCATGCCCGTCCAGAGGAGCAGCATCTGCTCTCGGGCTTACTTCGTCGTGGTGATGGTCTTCTTTCACGTCTACATCCTGAATGTTATCGCCCTTTTGCTATATGTGCACTATAATAACGGCCCCGGGGATTTTGACCGACCGTCATTGCCATCTGTCGGCGAAGGGGAAAGTCCTCCTCACACCGCGCCTCCTTCAAGGGAGCCCCGTGAGGAGGAGCAAAGTTTCAGACTTCCTCGAATTGAAGGGATCAGG GTAGGACACGTTCAGCCAGTGTCCCTTGTGTCGGACAGAACACACAAGATGAAGACGCTCAGCTTGAAACCTCTATTATTTG AGATCCCGGGTTTCCTGTCAGAGGAGGAGTGCCGTGTGGTGGTGCAGCTGGCTCAGCTCAAGGGTCTGATGGAAAGCCAGATGACAGCGGCCAACTGGGGGCACGGAGGCTCAGACCACCCACTGCTATCTTTGAGCACCGAGGAGGTCTTCAGTCTGTTGGACCTCAACCAGGATAGGCTTCTGCAGAAGCAGGAG ATTGTGAGCCACTCACGTTCTCGAGATGGAACTTGGCTGAGCCCGGACAACCTGCGTCAGATACTCACTGTACTAGAAGACTGCTCAACAG GGGTGCTCAACCTTGAAGAGTTCAAGCGTGTTTACGATGTGTCCCAAGGCCCGATACAAGAGCAAAATAGAAAGCTCCGGAGTCAGTTCAAGCAGAGAAGCAAGCATACAGTGCTTTATCAAGGCCCGGGATCCCATCACGTGCTGCAGACACTGAGAAGCAG AGTGATCAGCCTGACACGTCTGCCGGCCATGTTGGTTGACATGAGTGAGCTATTGCAAGTGTTTCGGTTTGAGCTCGGAGACTTCAGCGATGCTCATCACGACAGTAGCCCTCCCCATGCGGAGACCGCCTGCTCGCACACGCGACTGGCGGGTAACACGTCTATGCTCCCACAGGTCTCCTGCAG GTATCTTACTGTGTTGATCTACCTCAGCTCTGTCGAGGAGGGTGGTGAGACCACGTTTCCCGTGGCCGACAACCGTACCTACGATGAACTG GCACTGGTCCAAGATGGAGTTGATTTAACAGACACCCGCAAGACATGTAGTCGAGGGAACCTGAGAGTCAAACCCACTGCTGGGACTGCACTCCTCTTGTACAACCATCTCTCCGATGGGCAAG GTTGGATGGGTGAGCTGGATGAGTATTCGCTGCACGGAGACTGCCCGGTGAAGCGTGGCCTGAAGTGGGTTGCCAACAGCTGGGTAAACGTTGACCCAGACTACCAGCAGCAGGCACGTTACCAAAGACTAGTTGCTGAAAATCATCGAGCTAAGTCAGGCATGACAGAACATTCAAAACCAATTTCGCACTTTGACCTCCACCAGGATCTCTAG